The Ranitomeya variabilis isolate aRanVar5 chromosome 7, aRanVar5.hap1, whole genome shotgun sequence DNA window CTTCAGACTTCCCTTATGGAAATATTGTCTTTCCCTTTCTCCTTGTTCCTGCCCTTCTCTCTCTCTTTGCTTCTGCCCCTctttttctcctgttctgtgtcctTTCCTTTCTCCTTGCTTTTGCCCTTCCCTTTCTCCTGACTCATGTCCTTCCCTTTCTCCTAGCTTCAAACTTTTCTTATTTAAATTGTACTCTTTCCTTTCTCCTTGTTTCTGCTCTTTTCTTTCTCCTTTCCTCTGTCCTTCTCTTTCTTCTGGCTTCAAACTTCTCTTATGTAAATTGTGCCCTTTCTTTTCTCCTTGCTTCTGCCCTTTTCTTTCCCCTGACTTCTGTCCATCCTTTTCTCCTGTCTTTTGCCCTTCCCTTTCTCCTGGCTTCAGACTTCTGTTGTAATGggaatgttgctctaccttttctctTGATGTCTGCCCTATGCTTTTATCTGgctggggaatatttttttctccatttctATTCTTTGGTGCATGCTTATTATTATTCTCATGAGTCCTCGTGAAGTTCTTCTCCTTTCTCAATTTCTGTACTTCATTAATCTTCGCTGATGAATTATCCCCTTTATTCTCATGACTGGAACTTTCTTTTCTCTCATTTTCAAACACTTTATTTACTTCCCTTATTATTCTGGCATTATTTCTAGTAATTTTTACCTGTTTATCGTGCCTTTCTTTCGCTCTTTTTTCTCTTTGTTTGTTGTCATTTCCTCTCTGTCTATTTTCCTCTGCGCTCTCACGTTGTTGTTCTCCATGTTTTGCAcatctctttttctcttctttctcctgcccTTGTCCTCCATGTTTTGCATGTCTATTTTCCTCGGCTCTCTGCTTCCCCTGTTCTCCATGTTTTGCCTGTTTGTTTTCTGCTCCTTTCTCCTGCCCCTGTTCTCCGTGTTTTGCCTGTCTGTTTTCTGCTCCTCTCTCCTGCCCCTGTTCTCCATGTTTTGCCTGCCTGTTTTCTGCTCCTTTCTCCTGCCCCTGTTCGCCATGTTTTGCCTGTCTGTTTTCTGCTCCTCTCTCCTGCCCCTGTTCTCCATATTTTGCATGTCTCTTTCTTTCTCCTGTCTTCTGCCCCTTTTCTCTCCCATCTCTTTGAAGGTCATTGTTAGGTGCTTCCCGTTTTACCTTTTCTATGTTTTCATCATTATTCTTTGCCATGTCCCTACTAGTTTTTCCAACTTTCTTAGTTTCCTGTTCTTCCTTTTCCACTgaatgcatttttttcttttcacgtGACATGTTCTCTTTGTTTCCTTCTTTTTGCCATTCTTCGGAATGTCTGCTCTTTTCACACCCCTTTCTACACTTTCCTTCTCCACATTGATGTTTTATATCGTCATGTTCCTTAACTTTCTCATTCCCTTCTTCTTGTACAGATTGATTTTCACTAACTTTCCTTGTATCCCTTTTACTGTCATTTTTATCTTCTTTCTTTTTCTCACTTATCGGTAGAGCTTGCTCTTCCTCAGAGCTATCTTCATGTCTTTGCTTCCTTTCATGAAGATCTCTTTTGTTTCTAGCCTTTTCCCATCTATTACCCTGGTATATACCATATCCTGTATTTAATTGTGTAAGATTTTCATTTGGCTTCCATAGTTTGGTTTGGTTTCCTTTCTCCTGTATCGTGGTAGATAGTTTTCCTAGTTTCTTCAGAGCCAAAGCTGAAAACAGAAAGTGCAAGTTCTTAACATtcatatttctttatttttctttttttggaggTAGGCAATCATTATCTACTTGCGTGAAGTTACTGCCTGACTGCCGTGCTCTATCACAAGGGTATCATCAATAGTAGTGTGAATATCTGCCTAAACTTTCTATTATTATCAATATATCAATACAACATATCAACATCAGGTGACAATTATCATCATTTGATGATTCTTACCTTGGAAATCAAGTATACATCTGAACCCACAGTGGAGTTCACAGCAAATATGGTCCGCCTTGCAATCTGCATCCGTAGAACAAGGTGCGGTGGAGCACGGGTCTGTCCAGTTTGGGTGTTTTTGTTTGACTTCGTCATAAAGAGAGGTGTTATTTCTTTTCAAAAATTCAGGACACTTGTTATATTTTTCCTTTTCATTTTGGGCCCCTGCATAAATAAAGATGCATTGAAATTACCATATAAAACTCCAGTATCCTTTTCTTTTGGGTTGATAGAGAACATTTTAAATCAAGACAGATAAAAATTGGGTCCACTAGAGAACACTATGTTTAATCGTACTTTTCTTACTTTTAAGATTTTTTTGAGTTTATCAAAAATATTCCCAGGACCCTCCTCCTCTTGGCTCTGGCATGATGGCAATTGACTACTGCCCCTGGACCCGGGTCTTGCAAATCTTTTTGATCATCTATATTAATGATTGATCTTAACATCGTAAGTCACAGTCAATATTTTTTGATGGGACCTCTGTATAACTGCTTTAATAATATTATGGTAGCCACCCAAAAATATATTAACCACAGTGGGCCCAAAATGGGGTTATCACAGTGGTCTCACAACAGCCAGCCACAGTTCCCAAAAAGCTAAAACCATAGGATTCTTCCCATTTCCCACTGTGATAGCGTTCTACTCAATACTTCCTCCACTGGTGGGTTTATAGATCAAAGGCCAGTACAACAAGAAATAACCTACTCCTAACAAATATATCAAACTGATCTGGAGGTGACTTCTGCATGATACGAACAATTTAACACTGACCACTTCTGCGAAGGTAAAAACATGGTGCCCCAAGACAACATGATATTGTCTGAACTTTTACCCTGTCCTATTGGACCGGAGAAGTTTCATCAAAGAGATGGGTTCCACCCTGTAACTCTCCTTGTATTTGGCAGTGGTGGTGGCTCTGATCAATAAAATGTGTCTCTATTTTGGTACTCAAAACTTAAAACGAAAACAAGAAGACGTTGTAATGCTAGCAAAAGTCTTATGAGCTAAGTTACAATTATAAATGTAAACCTTTCATTATTAGCAGTTTGGCCATATGATCTCCAGTCTGACCACTAGCACAGTACATGCTATCATGTGTAGATAAAGGGTCATTCTCTGAAAACCTCCTGAGTAAAACTATAGTTTAATATCATCATTATTAAATCTTTCCCTGCAGCTCTCAGACACCTCCTCTACCCACAAAGCTTTACCCTCCTTTTTTGGCTATCCCCTCGAGCAGCTAAAGATATACTTTCTGCATTATATAGCAGAGAAATGATATAGTAGATGAGTTATACAACTCCTCTGATTCACACGGATTATACTTTCTGTGAGTTCTGTGTGCAGAATCTCTGCTCTATTCTCAATCTATGAGACACAGTTTTACAGTGTTCTTGCTCGCCTTCTGCTTGTAAAAGCTGTCAGGGAGGAAGCTTTCACAAGCACTAGGCAGTGGAGACAAGCAGCACATAAAACGCACTGTTGCTCTGCCATATGAGGCAATGGACAGCTGTTCTATGTGACAGATTTATCAGTGCTGCTATTAGGACTtagagtagggcaattgcagtgaatATGAAGTTGGAGCAACAACTAATGTTTGCAAGTTATATTTTATTTCCTTGCAGATATATTGTCATTTCTCTATTGGGCTGAAGCTGCCATTTTTTGCAAATGGAACAACCTTATCTATTGCCATATTGATTGTCACTTTGCAGCAGTCTCTCAATAACTGTTGATAGATTGCTACTTTATATGCTTGTTCTGTGTGTCCATATCTTACTAGAAGCTATTGCAAATGTGACATCCAGGAGCATGATCTGGGTAACACTTTTGCAAAAATgactaaaaaaacaacaacaaactacCCATATTAACTAACTGTAGTTATCATTCTTACGTTTTATGCTAGTCTACTGCATTCTAAAAGAAACATTGTGAAACAATAGGTCATACTCTATTCCGCGGAATGGTAATACCCAGTTTCTAGCCTTTCACCATCTACTACCCTGGTATATACCATGTCCTGTATTTTGTTGTATAAGATTTTCATTTGGCTTTGATAATTTCGTTTGGTTTCCTTTCTCCTGTATCGTGGCAGGTAGTTTTCCTACTTTATTCGGAGCCAAAGCTGAAAACAGAAAATGCAAGTTTTTTAACATTTAGAtaatttaatttgtctttttctacaCATTTGAGTGATTAAAAATTGGGGGTAGGCAATTATTATCTACTTGTGTAAAGTTACTTCTTAGGTGAGTTTCACTGAGATAGGTTATCGCACTGCCTGACAGTGGTGCTCTATCACACGGTATCATCAATAGTTGTGTGAATATCTGCCTAAACTTTTATTATTATCAATATATCAATACAACATATCAACATCAGGTGTTAATTATCATCATTGCTGATTCTTACCTTGGAAATCAAGTATACATCTGAACCCACAGTGGAGATCACAGCAAATATGGTCCGCCTTGCAATCTGCATCCGTAGAACAAGGTGCGGTGGAGCACGGGTCTGTCCAGTTTGGGTGTTTTTGTTTGACTTTGTCATAAAGAGAGGTGTTGTTTCTTTTAAAAAATTCAGGACACTTGTTATATTTTTCCTTTTCTGTTTGGGCTCCTGCATCAATAAAGATGCATTGAAATTACCATATAAAACTTCAGGATCCTTTTCTACATTTCACACTCTATTTGGGAATCCCTTTGGGTTGATAGAGAAAAATTTAACTCAGAATCGATAAAAGTTGGGTCTACTAGAAAACACTATGTTTGatactaattttttttacttttatagtaACTATCGTTAGCTTTTTTTTAGATAATGGAAAACTAATAATAGTGATAACAAGAGTTTATCAAAAATATTCCCAGGACCCTTGCCTGAAGAATACGTTATTCGTCTATGGTGTCTGAACCAAAGCCATGCAAACCTTCTCCTCTTGGCTCCGGTATGTTGGCAATGGATTACTGCCCCCGGACCAGGGTCTTGCAAATCTTTTTGATCATCTCTATTAATGATTGATCTTCTTAACATCATAAGTCACAGTCAGTATTTTAAGATGGGACCGCTGTATAACAGCTTTAATAATATTATGGTAGCCATGAAAAAATAATAACCACAGTGGGCCCAAAATATTGTTTTCTCGGTGGTCTCTTAACAGCTAGTCACAGTTCCCAAAAGCTAACCCTAAGGATTCTTCCCATTTCACACTGTGATCGTTTTCAACTCTGTATTTCCTCCACTGGGGGAATTTATAGATCAAAGGCCAGAACAACTAGAAATAACCTACTCCTAACAAATATATCAAACTGTTCTGGAAGAAACTTCTGCTTGATACGAACAATTTACCACTGACCACTTCTGCCAAGGCAAAAGTATGTTGCCCCAAGACAACATGATAATATCATCATTATTAAATCTTTCCCTGCAGCTCTCAGACACCTCCTCTACCCACAAAGCTTTATCCTCCTATTTTGGCTATCCCCTCGAGCAGCTAAAGATATACTTTCTGCATTATATAGCATAGTGATGATATAGTAGATGAGTTACACAACTCCTCTGACTCACATGGATTATACTATCTGTGAGTTCTGTGTGCAGAATCTCTGCTCTATCCTCTATCTATGAGACGCAGTTTTACTGTGTACTTGCTCGCCTTCTGCTTGTAAAAGCTGGCAGGGAGGAAGCTTTCACAAGCACTAGGCAGTGGAGACAGGTGGCACATAAAATGCTCAGCCATATGAGACAATGGACAGCTGTTCTATGTGACTGATTTATCAGTGCTGCTATTAGATAGGAGTTACAGTAGGGCAAGTGCAGTGAATAAGAAGTTGGAGCAATAACTAatgtttgaaagttatattttcttTCCTTGCAGATATATTGTCATTTCTATATTGGGACGAAGCTGCCATCTTTTGCAAATGGAATAACCTTATCTATTGCCATATTGATTGTTACTTTATAGCAGTCAATCAGTAACTGTTGATATATTGCTACTTTATATGCTTGTTCTGTGTGTCCATATCTCCTTGGAAGCT harbors:
- the LOC143784485 gene encoding uncharacterized protein LOC143784485 isoform X2, which codes for MKLLLFFLLLGAVAAGVLPDRAQTEKEKYNKCPEFFKRNNTSLYDKVKQKHPNWTDPCSTAPCSTDADCKADHICCDLHCGFRCILDFQGAQNEKEKYNKCPEFLKRNNTSLYDEVKQKHPNWTDPCSTAPCSTDADCKADHICCELHCGFRCILDFQALALKKLGKLSTTIQEKGNQTKLWKPNENLTQLNTGYGIYQGNRWEKARNKRDLHERKQRHEDSSEEEQALPISEKKKEDKNDSKRDTRKVSENQSVQEEGNEKVKEHDDIKHQCGEGKCRKGCEKSRHSEEWQKEGNKENMSREKKKMHSVEKEEQETKKVGKTSRDMAKNNDENIEKVKREAPNNDLQRDGREKGQKTGERKRHAKYGEQGQERGAENRQAKHGEQGQEKGAENRQAKHGEQGQERGAENRQAKHGEQGQEKGAENKQAKHGEQGKQRAEENRHAKHGGQGQEKEEKKRCAKHGEQQRESAEENRQRGNDNKQREKRAKERHDKQVKITRNNARIIREVNKVFENERKESSSHENKGDNSSAKINEVQKLRKEKNFTRTHENNNKHAPKNRNGEKNIPQPDKSIGQTSREKVEQHSHYNRSLKPGEREGQKTGEKDGQKSGERKGQKQGEKKGHNLHKRSLKPEEREGQRKGERKEQKQGERKEYNLNKKSLKLGEREGHESGEREGQKQGERKGHRTGEKEGQKQREREGQEQGERERQYFHKGSLKQEESEGQQEGEWVDKAHKHKHSKNGGCKNEKAKHAIDEENRKVAIAQKKREKQDSSLEEIQTVEERRNASKEKFHIQKVETNKSHRGKNEGEHKNKKYKATKNKSDSSEEDKSHEGNESNSQESHEDESKKSLHVQVTEQLSVTPNNLLPVPGEQTPVLDSEPSPIPSDEPSHKESQNAAGEDTFSETEYLSTENIQQLQESDIKQMDGDEPQDLDSVKPQVLDSDQLQGHEINEAQVLINDELQDPELDYFQSTPHSELSPTQDFDGSSVP
- the LOC143784485 gene encoding uncharacterized protein LOC143784485 isoform X1 — encoded protein: MKLLLFFLLLGAVAAGVLPDRAQTEKEKYNKCPEFFKRNNTSLYDKVKQKHPNWTDPCSTAPCSTDADCKADHICCDLHCGFRCILDFQALAPNKVGKLPATIQEKGNQTKLSKPNENLIQQNTGHGAQNEKEKYNKCPEFLKRNNTSLYDEVKQKHPNWTDPCSTAPCSTDADCKADHICCELHCGFRCILDFQALALKKLGKLSTTIQEKGNQTKLWKPNENLTQLNTGYGIYQGNRWEKARNKRDLHERKQRHEDSSEEEQALPISEKKKEDKNDSKRDTRKVSENQSVQEEGNEKVKEHDDIKHQCGEGKCRKGCEKSRHSEEWQKEGNKENMSREKKKMHSVEKEEQETKKVGKTSRDMAKNNDENIEKVKREAPNNDLQRDGREKGQKTGERKRHAKYGEQGQERGAENRQAKHGEQGQEKGAENRQAKHGEQGQERGAENRQAKHGEQGQEKGAENKQAKHGEQGKQRAEENRHAKHGGQGQEKEEKKRCAKHGEQQRESAEENRQRGNDNKQREKRAKERHDKQVKITRNNARIIREVNKVFENERKESSSHENKGDNSSAKINEVQKLRKEKNFTRTHENNNKHAPKNRNGEKNIPQPDKSIGQTSREKVEQHSHYNRSLKPGEREGQKTGEKDGQKSGERKGQKQGEKKGHNLHKRSLKPEEREGQRKGERKEQKQGERKEYNLNKKSLKLGEREGHESGEREGQKQGERKGHRTGEKEGQKQREREGQEQGERERQYFHKGSLKQEESEGQQEGEWVDKAHKHKHSKNGGCKNEKAKHAIDEENRKVAIAQKKREKQDSSLEEIQTVEERRNASKEKFHIQKVETNKSHRGKNEGEHKNKKYKATKNKSDSSEEDKSHEGNESNSQESHEDESKKSLHVQVTEQLSVTPNNLLPVPGEQTPVLDSEPSPIPSDEPSHKESQNAAGEDTFSETEYLSTENIQQLQESDIKQMDGDEPQDLDSVKPQVLDSDQLQGHEINEAQVLINDELQDPELDYFQSTPHSELSPTQDFDGSSVP